In Kordia antarctica, the following proteins share a genomic window:
- the ggt gene encoding gamma-glutamyltransferase: MMKNILYIGIACLLFFSCKTEQKSAKKVAGVISEKAMVVSAREEVSNIGNLILQKGGNAFDAMVATELALAVAYPYAGSLGGGGFMVYRLEDGTIGSLDYREKAPFAATKNMYIDSITKEIIPDKSTLGAMAVGIPGNIAGIFAAHEKFGKLPMSEILKPVIALAEKGVIVTKKQQERLEKYREEFLKVNDAEFFLAKAWKANDTIKRIQLAKTLKRIQLNGRDEFYKGETAQILVDFMQKSGGIMTLEDLANYEAKWRTPITFTYDDLRVISMAPPSSGGICLAEIMKAIEPYDLDKFGHNTTKSIQLITEAERRAYADRSFFLGDPDFVEIPTETLLSESYIRERMQSFSFEKATPSSEVSHGTIEIVESDETTHYSIVDQFGNAISVTTTINGAYGSKLFCEELGFFLNNEMDDFSSKPGEPNMFGLIGAEANNIAPEKRMLSSMTPTILEKNGKLYMVVGTPGGSTIITSVLQTILNVHEYDMGMQEAINQPRFHHQWLPDVIKMEPIGFSDELHAELTKLGYTIDATNSPVIGKVEGILVLPDGKLEGGADPRGDDKAVGF; the protein is encoded by the coding sequence ATGATGAAAAATATACTATATATCGGAATTGCTTGTTTGTTATTCTTTTCCTGTAAAACAGAACAAAAATCAGCCAAAAAAGTAGCTGGTGTAATTTCAGAAAAAGCAATGGTTGTTTCGGCTCGTGAAGAAGTTTCAAATATTGGAAACTTGATTCTTCAAAAAGGCGGAAATGCTTTTGATGCAATGGTTGCCACCGAATTGGCTTTGGCAGTTGCGTATCCGTATGCAGGAAGTTTGGGCGGCGGCGGATTTATGGTATATCGTTTGGAAGATGGAACTATTGGCTCGTTAGATTATAGAGAAAAAGCGCCGTTTGCAGCTACAAAAAACATGTATATTGATTCTATTACTAAAGAAATTATTCCCGATAAAAGTACGCTTGGCGCAATGGCAGTTGGAATTCCAGGAAATATTGCGGGTATTTTTGCTGCACATGAAAAGTTTGGAAAATTACCAATGTCAGAGATTTTAAAACCTGTGATTGCATTGGCAGAAAAAGGTGTGATTGTCACCAAAAAGCAACAAGAACGCTTAGAAAAATATCGTGAAGAATTCCTAAAGGTGAATGATGCTGAGTTCTTTCTCGCGAAAGCGTGGAAAGCAAATGACACTATAAAACGAATACAATTAGCAAAAACCTTGAAACGCATTCAACTAAATGGACGCGATGAATTTTATAAAGGCGAAACCGCACAGATTTTAGTCGATTTTATGCAGAAATCTGGCGGAATTATGACACTAGAAGATTTAGCAAATTATGAAGCAAAATGGCGAACTCCAATTACATTTACGTATGACGATTTACGCGTAATTTCAATGGCACCACCATCTAGTGGAGGAATTTGCTTGGCAGAAATTATGAAAGCGATTGAACCGTATGATTTGGATAAATTTGGACATAATACGACAAAATCGATTCAATTGATTACAGAAGCAGAACGTCGCGCATACGCAGATCGAAGTTTCTTTTTGGGCGATCCTGATTTTGTCGAAATTCCAACAGAAACACTTTTAAGCGAAAGCTATATTAGAGAAAGAATGCAATCATTTTCTTTTGAAAAAGCAACACCTTCATCGGAAGTTTCGCACGGAACTATTGAGATTGTGGAAAGTGATGAAACCACGCATTATTCTATTGTAGATCAGTTTGGAAACGCAATTTCTGTCACAACTACGATAAATGGCGCGTATGGTTCTAAGCTGTTTTGTGAAGAATTAGGTTTCTTTTTGAATAATGAAATGGACGATTTTAGTTCAAAACCTGGCGAACCAAATATGTTTGGACTTATTGGCGCTGAGGCGAATAATATTGCACCCGAAAAACGCATGTTAAGTTCTATGACACCTACAATTTTGGAGAAAAATGGAAAGTTATATATGGTTGTCGGAACGCCTGGCGGATCTACGATTATTACGTCGGTTTTGCAAACAATTTTGAATGTCCATGAATATGATATGGGCATGCAAGAAGCGATTAATCAACCACGATTTCATCATCAATGGTTGCCCGATGTTATAAAGATGGAACCAATTGGATTTAGCGATGAATTACATGCAGAATTGACCAAACTAGGCTACACAATTGACGCCACTAATAGTCCTGTAATCGGAAAAGTAGAAGGAATTTTGGTTTTACCAGATGGAAAGTTAGAAGGTGGCGCTGATCCGCGTGGCGATGATAAAGCAGTTGGGTTTTGA
- a CDS encoding acyl carrier protein phosphodiesterase: MNFLAHIYLSHDDDEIKIGNFIADSIRGKKYMEYPPQIQRGILLHRNIDTFTDAHPTVRLSTKRLHANYSHYSGVIVDILYDHFLAKNWKNYSDIPLETYVDDFYHLLEDNYETLPLNVQRLLPHMIQDNWLLSYASIEGITKVLEGMNKRTQNRSRMNLAVVELQEFYDEFEAEFTSFFKELTEFSKQKLNELQKKTF, from the coding sequence ATGAACTTCTTAGCACATATTTACCTTTCACACGACGATGATGAAATAAAAATCGGCAATTTTATTGCGGACAGTATTCGTGGAAAAAAATACATGGAATATCCGCCACAAATTCAGCGTGGTATTCTATTGCACAGAAATATTGATACCTTTACGGACGCGCATCCAACTGTGCGACTCAGCACGAAACGTTTGCACGCAAATTACAGTCATTACAGTGGCGTAATTGTAGATATTTTATACGATCATTTTTTGGCGAAAAACTGGAAAAACTATTCCGATATTCCGCTTGAAACGTATGTAGACGATTTTTATCATTTGTTAGAAGATAATTATGAAACGCTTCCGCTGAATGTACAACGGCTGCTTCCACATATGATTCAGGACAATTGGTTGCTCAGTTATGCTTCTATTGAAGGAATTACAAAGGTATTGGAAGGCATGAATAAGAGAACTCAAAACCGATCCAGAATGAATTTGGCAGTTGTAGAGCTTCAAGAATTTTATGATGAGTTTGAAGCAGAATTCACTTCGTTTTTTAAGGAATTGACTGAATTTTCAAAACAAAAACTAAACGAGCTACAAAAGAAAACATTTTAA
- a CDS encoding acyltransferase family protein produces the protein MRLPNLNPLRFFLAFIVMIFHIPQFFRNRNMPFFDEFPIFHRGTEAVYVFFVLSGFLIIRLLYREREHKGKIDIKNFYIRRILRIYPLYFLIMIVGFLYYNVVLSYMGIPYDTDYDLVNALLLYTFFLPNVASGLYSPGGAIEILWSIGIEEQFYLLIAPTLAFLNKQFFIKFFILFTIVYFAVFASNLFPFLQRFDFLYFYFSAGGLIAILHEKYKIGNMIHKYGKVLILLLFVLYFCTNILKGMNLNLYHFISMVLFSFVILTLSYDPILNIRNSFLNYLGNISYGIYMYHALVMQLVGFVMLKLIAKIQLPDLAIILLSYVLVLGITIVVSHFSYTYFEKPFLKLKNKFR, from the coding sequence TTGAGACTTCCAAATCTAAACCCATTACGTTTTTTCCTTGCGTTTATCGTAATGATTTTTCATATTCCTCAGTTTTTCAGAAACAGAAATATGCCTTTTTTTGATGAATTTCCTATATTTCATAGAGGAACAGAAGCGGTATATGTTTTCTTCGTATTGAGCGGATTCTTAATCATTCGATTGTTGTACAGAGAGCGAGAACACAAAGGGAAAATCGACATTAAAAACTTTTACATTCGTAGAATATTGCGCATTTATCCGTTGTATTTTTTAATTATGATTGTTGGTTTCCTGTATTACAACGTTGTTTTGTCGTACATGGGAATTCCGTATGATACTGATTATGACTTGGTAAATGCACTATTATTGTACACTTTTTTCTTGCCAAATGTAGCGTCAGGTTTGTATAGTCCGGGCGGCGCAATTGAAATTTTGTGGTCTATCGGAATTGAAGAGCAATTTTATCTGTTAATTGCGCCAACATTGGCGTTTCTCAACAAGCAATTTTTCATCAAATTTTTCATCCTATTTACCATTGTATATTTTGCTGTTTTTGCGAGCAATCTATTTCCGTTTTTACAAAGATTTGACTTTTTATATTTTTATTTCTCCGCAGGTGGATTAATAGCGATTCTTCATGAAAAATATAAAATTGGAAATATGATTCATAAATATGGTAAAGTATTGATTTTGTTACTTTTTGTATTGTATTTTTGCACCAATATTCTCAAAGGAATGAACCTAAATTTATACCACTTTATAAGTATGGTATTATTTAGTTTTGTAATATTGACGCTGAGTTATGATCCAATACTTAACATTCGAAATTCCTTTTTGAATTATTTAGGAAACATTTCGTACGGAATTTACATGTATCATGCATTGGTTATGCAATTAGTAGGTTTTGTAATGCTCAAATTGATTGCTAAAATACAACTGCCAGATTTGGCTATTATTTTGCTTTCATATGTATTAGTTTTGGGGATAACTATAGTAGTTTCGCACTTTTCATATACCTATTTTGAAAAGCCGTTTTTAAAATTAAAAAATAAATTTAGATAA
- the glmM gene encoding phosphoglucosamine mutase: protein MTLIKSISGIRGTIGGKVGDNLTPIDAVKFASAYGTWLKNEYNKSKLTVVIGRDARISGAMIQSLVVNTLVGLGIDVIDLDLSTTPTVEIAVPLEKADGGIILTASHNPKQWNALKLLNHKGEFLNGADGAKILEIAESDAFDFAEVDDLGSVTRNDSYIDIHIDEVLNLALVDVEAIKQANFKVVVDGVNSTGGIAIPRLLRALNVEVVELYCDPTGHFPHNPEPLKEHLTDISELVVKEKADLGVVVDPDVDRLAFICDDGEMFGEEYTLVACADYVLGKTKGNSVSNLSSSRALRDVTEKHGGMYQASAVGEVNVVTLMKKNKAVIGGEGNGGIIYPESHYGRDSLVGVALFLTHLAEKKMTVRELRDSYPSYFMSKNKIQLTPQLDVDGILKAMAEKYANEDVSTIDGVKIDFPTNWVHLRKSNTEPIIRIYTEAKSQKEADDLAQRVINEIKAITNL, encoded by the coding sequence ATGACATTAATCAAATCAATTTCAGGAATTCGTGGAACTATTGGAGGAAAAGTTGGTGATAATTTAACACCAATTGATGCTGTAAAATTTGCAAGTGCGTACGGAACTTGGTTGAAAAACGAATACAACAAATCAAAACTTACGGTAGTTATTGGTAGAGATGCCAGAATTTCGGGAGCAATGATTCAGAGTTTAGTAGTAAACACCTTAGTTGGCTTAGGAATTGACGTTATCGATTTAGATTTGTCAACGACGCCAACAGTAGAAATTGCTGTTCCGTTGGAAAAAGCAGATGGCGGAATTATTTTGACGGCAAGTCACAATCCAAAACAATGGAATGCGTTGAAATTGCTAAACCATAAAGGAGAATTTTTAAATGGTGCAGATGGCGCAAAAATCTTAGAAATCGCAGAAAGTGACGCATTTGACTTTGCTGAAGTAGACGATTTAGGAAGCGTAACACGAAATGATTCATATATTGATATTCATATTGATGAAGTATTAAATCTTGCGTTAGTTGATGTAGAAGCTATAAAACAAGCAAATTTTAAAGTGGTTGTTGATGGTGTGAATTCTACAGGAGGAATTGCAATTCCGAGATTATTACGTGCGTTAAATGTTGAGGTTGTAGAGTTATATTGTGATCCAACAGGACATTTTCCACACAATCCAGAACCGTTAAAAGAGCATTTAACGGATATTTCCGAATTGGTTGTCAAAGAAAAAGCAGATTTAGGCGTAGTGGTTGATCCAGATGTAGATCGTTTGGCATTTATTTGTGATGATGGCGAAATGTTTGGCGAAGAATATACCTTGGTTGCTTGCGCAGATTACGTATTGGGTAAAACGAAAGGAAATTCAGTTTCTAATTTATCATCTTCAAGAGCTTTGCGCGATGTGACAGAGAAACATGGCGGAATGTACCAAGCAAGTGCAGTTGGAGAAGTGAATGTAGTTACATTGATGAAAAAAAACAAGGCTGTTATTGGTGGAGAAGGAAATGGAGGAATCATTTATCCTGAATCACATTACGGAAGAGACTCGTTGGTTGGCGTTGCTTTATTTTTGACACATTTGGCAGAGAAAAAAATGACCGTTCGCGAATTGCGTGATAGTTATCCAAGTTACTTTATGAGTAAAAATAAAATTCAATTAACGCCACAATTAGATGTTGATGGAATTTTAAAAGCAATGGCTGAAAAGTATGCAAACGAAGATGTTTCTACGATTGATGGTGTAAAAATTGATTTTCCAACAAACTGGGTTCATTTACGCAAGTCAAACACAGAACCAATTATTAGAATTTATACAGAAGCAAAATCACAAAAAGAAGCGGATGATTTGGCGCAACGTGTGATAAACGAAATTAAAGCAATTACAAATTTGTAA
- a CDS encoding App1 family protein has protein sequence MSIFQFISRLIDDEDPVIIMPFGGYANSEKIYAQARVLEDEGITHSQEDSFIKNLYNSYKRFETDESENEIVKVSIDTEVIMLNSDKEGYVYLDANHAIKRNNKAVTEWLPVTYELIQDEKSIYKIEDHIMFPSTEASFGVISDMDDTVIDTGLSSTFKWKVIINSFFKHSNNRLPLQGAQEFYTLLQKGPDGKRDNPFFYLSNSPWNLHEYLIDFLKFYNFPKGILLLRDIGFENVKKDTFQERNKYVKISHIISTYPTLPFILIGDAADLDHDIYIEIARKFPNRIQAIYIRTVANKGKMIAVKSIIESITDVNVVLIETTDEAIAHAKKHQFIQ, from the coding sequence ATGTCTATATTCCAGTTCATTTCAAGACTTATTGATGATGAAGATCCTGTAATTATTATGCCTTTTGGCGGTTATGCGAACAGTGAAAAAATCTACGCACAAGCACGCGTTTTGGAAGATGAAGGCATCACGCATTCCCAAGAAGACAGTTTTATTAAAAATCTTTACAATTCGTACAAACGATTTGAAACCGATGAGTCTGAAAATGAAATTGTTAAAGTATCTATTGATACTGAAGTCATTATGTTGAATTCTGACAAAGAAGGCTATGTGTATTTAGATGCAAATCACGCTATTAAACGCAATAACAAAGCAGTTACAGAATGGCTTCCTGTTACATATGAATTGATTCAGGACGAAAAATCTATATATAAAATAGAAGATCATATTATGTTTCCGAGTACGGAAGCTTCGTTTGGAGTTATTTCAGATATGGATGACACCGTAATTGATACTGGTTTATCTTCTACATTTAAATGGAAAGTAATCATCAATTCTTTTTTCAAACATAGTAATAACAGATTGCCGCTACAAGGCGCACAAGAATTTTATACTTTGTTACAAAAAGGTCCAGATGGTAAGCGCGACAATCCATTTTTTTATCTGTCTAATAGTCCGTGGAATCTACATGAGTATTTGATTGATTTCTTGAAATTTTATAATTTCCCAAAAGGAATATTATTATTGCGCGATATAGGTTTTGAAAACGTAAAAAAAGACACCTTTCAAGAACGGAATAAATATGTGAAAATATCGCATATAATTAGTACATATCCTACTTTACCATTCATACTAATTGGCGATGCCGCAGATTTAGATCACGATATCTACATTGAAATTGCGCGAAAATTTCCGAATCGGATTCAAGCAATTTACATACGTACTGTTGCCAATAAAGGCAAAATGATCGCAGTTAAAAGCATTATTGAATCTATCACAGATGTCAATGTAGTACTGATTGAAACTACAGATGAAGCCATTGCGCATGCTAAAAAACATCAATTCATACAATAA
- a CDS encoding YqaE/Pmp3 family membrane protein, producing the protein MSILTIILTIIFPPLAVGLKHGMSGTLLVNILLTLLGWLPGVIHAFIVNKES; encoded by the coding sequence ATGTCAATTTTAACTATTATCTTAACAATTATTTTTCCACCTTTAGCAGTAGGTTTAAAACACGGAATGAGTGGTACATTATTAGTCAATATCTTATTAACTCTTTTAGGATGGTTGCCAGGTGTAATTCACGCATTCATCGTAAACAAGGAAAGCTAA
- a CDS encoding lysophospholipid acyltransferase family protein, whose translation MQLIAFIIIYPILWLISILPFRLLYLFSDFCYLLVYYVVGYRKKVVRGNLLLVFPEKSDAERLKIEKKFYHHLCDMFLEMIKSLTISDAQLRKRFVFPNVEVINEYEKKGQSIILISGHYANWEWMNIMKEYVSLRGYGVYKKLTNKYFDKLVRDIREKRNSTLITTKNTFKTIRQNQNNNLLAIYYMVSDQSPKPLPNYYWTDFMNITVPCFNGSEVLARKVDMPFIYFKIEKVKRGHYQGTFIPLTPKGIKNYPLNEPTELFYRELEKQLYEAPEYYYWVHKRWKHRDKVPPEYQKKEK comes from the coding sequence ATGCAGCTTATCGCGTTCATTATTATATATCCAATTCTATGGTTGATTTCCATTCTTCCATTTCGCTTGTTGTATCTGTTTTCGGATTTTTGTTATCTGCTTGTATATTATGTTGTCGGATATAGAAAGAAGGTTGTACGCGGAAATTTATTGTTAGTTTTTCCTGAAAAGAGCGATGCCGAACGCTTGAAGATTGAAAAGAAATTTTACCATCATTTGTGTGATATGTTTCTGGAAATGATCAAATCATTGACAATTTCGGATGCTCAATTGCGAAAGCGTTTCGTTTTTCCAAATGTTGAAGTGATAAACGAATACGAGAAAAAAGGACAAAGTATCATTTTAATTTCTGGGCATTATGCCAATTGGGAATGGATGAATATTATGAAGGAATATGTTTCGCTACGCGGATATGGAGTTTATAAGAAGCTGACAAACAAATACTTTGATAAGTTAGTGCGTGATATTCGCGAGAAGCGAAATTCTACTTTAATTACTACAAAAAATACGTTTAAAACGATTAGACAGAATCAAAATAATAATCTGCTCGCTATTTATTATATGGTAAGTGATCAATCGCCAAAGCCATTGCCAAATTATTATTGGACAGATTTTATGAATATTACAGTTCCATGTTTTAACGGTTCGGAAGTATTGGCTCGTAAAGTAGATATGCCTTTTATTTATTTTAAGATTGAAAAAGTAAAGCGCGGACATTACCAAGGAACTTTTATTCCATTAACTCCAAAAGGAATTAAAAATTATCCTTTAAACGAACCTACTGAATTGTTTTACAGAGAATTAGAAAAGCAATTATACGAAGCTCCAGAATATTATTATTGGGTTCATAAACGTTGGAAACACAGAGATAAAGTGCCGCCTGAGTATCAGAAAAAAGAAAAATAA
- a CDS encoding rhomboid family intramembrane serine protease, which produces MNLELVTIGVIVANVLVSLKGFNDYAFRSKYIFNIGAIHRGEHIRMITSAFLHADMQHLAFNMITLFFFADTVVYFLGATYFLLIYLGSLLLGSLFSFYFHKDEHHYSALGASGAVSGILFSAVLLRPTMMINFIIPGYVFAIGYLLYSIYGMKNRTGNIGHDAHFGGAVAGFVITLLLKPELLYQSTLTVIAIGIPIVVLFVMNKMGKI; this is translated from the coding sequence ATGAATTTAGAACTCGTAACTATTGGAGTAATTGTAGCAAACGTTTTGGTATCACTCAAAGGGTTTAATGATTATGCATTCCGAAGTAAATATATATTTAACATTGGCGCAATTCATCGTGGAGAACATATCCGAATGATTACGTCTGCTTTTTTGCATGCAGACATGCAACATTTAGCTTTCAATATGATTACGCTATTTTTCTTTGCAGATACCGTAGTTTACTTTTTAGGCGCAACTTATTTTCTATTAATCTATTTAGGAAGTTTACTCTTAGGAAGTTTATTTTCGTTCTATTTTCACAAAGATGAACATCATTACAGCGCGTTAGGCGCAAGTGGCGCAGTTTCGGGAATTCTATTCTCGGCAGTATTATTGCGTCCAACGATGATGATTAATTTTATCATTCCAGGATACGTATTTGCTATTGGGTATTTATTATATTCTATTTATGGAATGAAAAATAGAACAGGAAATATTGGACATGATGCGCATTTTGGTGGCGCTGTCGCGGGATTTGTTATTACGTTACTACTAAAACCTGAACTATTATACCAAAGCACATTAACTGTAATTGCTATTGGAATTCCGATTGTTGTATTATTTGTGATGAATAAAATGGGAAAGATTTAA
- a CDS encoding TlpA disulfide reductase family protein — MKKVFLMAGIASLLLFTSCGEQSQSNGSGYTIETTINGIPDGVRAFLRVPNDKGQPVPKDTAIVQGGKFIFTGKTEFPQMGFVYVNGAPGNYTLILENSDIKVEAYKDSLPKAKVSGGKHNKEYVNFIEDSKILSGKMQKARERYAVLVKAKDTASVAMVRKQLSDLEKEAIGYQEQYVIEHPDSYISVLLVNRMLQNKLTTAPKAKVFYDGLPSDMKKTKVAEDLFIKITELLRAAVGSVATNFTAPNPEGKNISLNDIKGKVTVIDFWAAWCRPCRIENPNVVNIYNKYHADGLEIIGVSLDGRPNQKNAKEDWIRAIEQDGLPWHQVSNLAGFRDGIARTYNIRSIPATFILDETGTIVAKNLRGAQLEAKIVELLGK, encoded by the coding sequence ATGAAAAAAGTATTTTTAATGGCAGGTATTGCCAGTCTGTTACTATTTACTTCTTGTGGAGAACAATCTCAATCTAACGGAAGTGGATATACTATAGAAACTACTATTAATGGTATTCCTGATGGCGTACGTGCATTTTTGAGAGTTCCGAATGATAAAGGACAGCCTGTACCAAAAGATACTGCAATTGTACAAGGTGGAAAGTTTATTTTTACTGGGAAAACTGAGTTTCCGCAAATGGGTTTTGTGTATGTGAATGGTGCGCCAGGAAATTATACGTTGATATTAGAAAATAGCGATATTAAAGTAGAAGCTTATAAAGATAGTTTACCGAAAGCAAAAGTTTCTGGTGGAAAGCACAATAAAGAATATGTGAATTTTATTGAAGATTCTAAAATATTATCTGGTAAAATGCAGAAAGCTAGAGAACGCTATGCTGTTCTTGTTAAAGCGAAAGATACCGCTTCAGTAGCAATGGTTAGAAAGCAACTTTCAGATTTAGAGAAAGAAGCAATTGGGTATCAAGAGCAATATGTAATAGAGCATCCAGATTCTTATATTTCTGTATTGTTGGTGAATCGTATGTTGCAGAATAAGTTGACAACAGCGCCAAAAGCCAAAGTGTTTTATGATGGACTTCCTAGTGACATGAAGAAAACCAAAGTAGCAGAAGATTTATTTATTAAAATTACGGAACTGTTAAGAGCTGCTGTTGGTTCGGTTGCGACAAATTTTACCGCGCCAAACCCTGAAGGGAAAAATATTTCTTTGAATGATATTAAAGGAAAAGTAACCGTTATTGATTTTTGGGCTGCTTGGTGTAGACCTTGCCGTATAGAGAATCCGAATGTGGTAAATATTTATAATAAGTATCATGCTGACGGATTGGAAATTATTGGTGTTTCATTAGATGGTCGTCCAAATCAGAAAAACGCTAAGGAAGATTGGATTCGCGCTATTGAGCAAGATGGATTGCCTTGGCATCAAGTTTCGAATTTGGCTGGTTTTAGAGATGGAATTGCACGTACTTATAATATACGTTCTATTCCTGCAACATTTATTTTAGATGAAACAGGAACTATTGTTGCGAAAAATTTACGTGGAGCGCAATTGGAAGCTAAGATTGTGGAATTGCTTGGGAAGTAG